The genomic DNA CGAGAGGGCCGACGGTTTGAGCTACCACAATCACGTTGTTGTACTTCTCGGCAGTCTTTCTGACCAGCTCGTCACCGTTATGCCACGCAGCCAGCTTGGCACTGTTGCGATCACCGTTGTTGCCCTCAACAGTGAACGAGTTCTCTCCAGCATCGGAGGTGATGAACACGATGGCAACGTCATCGGGCGACGGTGTAGGGTGGAACCAAGGGAAGCCGTCGGTGTTAAAGAACTTGACGTCGGGAACCCGCTTCCTGATAGCCGAGATCGGGTCATCCAAGTAAGGATAATCGGCAACACCAGAACCCCAGCCCATGCCAAGTGTTCCTTTGTTGCAGGCGCGGTTCATGCAAGCGTTGGGCCCATCGGGGTTGACCTGGGCAGCAGTACCGAAGACATGGAGAGACTGCGAAGTCGTCAGGGGAAGGAAGCTCCCATTGTTCTTGAGAAGGGTGATGGCATCCTGGGCGACCTCTCTGGCGATCAAATAATGATCAGCCTGAACATTGACAAACCAGTTCACCTGACCcttgggggagaagagagcTGCAGGATAAAGCAGACCGTCACGGTCACGGGTGTTTGACGAGAAGTTAGGCCTTGGGTGGTCCCTATCCTGACCGAACTTGTACCATGTCGCGACGATTCTGGTGACCATGTCGTTCAGTCTGTCAAGAGGCACAGACCCGTTGAGAACCGATCTGCTGAGCTCATAGTGCCAGTTGCTGAAACCAAATAGGGGAATGTTGGTGTCACCTGGCATGTTCATGTCGAGACCTGCCAACGCGGAGTCGACTCCGGAGATGTGGGACAGCCAGTCAGACATGACGAAGCCCTGGAATCCAAGCTCATCCTTCAAAATACCGTTGATGAGATAGCTGTGCTGAGAGCAAGCAGACCCGTTTACAGCATTGTAAGCTGTCATTGCCGATCCAACACCGGCATGGACGGATTCGGCAAAAGGCCACAGGTAGAGCTCGTGCAGAGTCCGATCATCTGCTGGGAGTCAGCCTTTTAGTCCGTCAAAGAGCAAGAGTCCACTCACCAATATTGGCGCTATATCCAGGCTGGAAGGGGTTGTACATTCTATACATCTCCTGCTCGTTGCCGATCAGATGCTTGATAGTAGCAATGATGCCTTGTTCCTGAACGCCCTTGATCGTCAgggcagcagccttggcttGAAGAACTGGGTCAGATCCAAAGCCCTCCCAGTTGCGGCCACCCAAAGGCTTCCGCCCAAGAGGGCCTACGGAAGGACCCAGATAGACATTTGTGCCCTTGCCGCGATGCTCTTCACCAATAGCAACACCACGAGCATATATCAGCTTCTTGTCAAACGTTGCACCAGTGGTGATGCCAGCAGGGAACGCAGTGACGTTGTCAGCCGACGACACACCCAACGCAGAGTCCTGAAGACACATGCGCGGGAACCCCAATCTTTCTGCGCTTCCAGTATTTCCTACGCATGGACTAGCATATCATGTGTTAGTCAAAATCAGAAAAACGTCTCATTAGGGTGGTGGCACTGACCCTATTCACATG from Podospora pseudoanserina strain CBS 124.78 chromosome 2, whole genome shotgun sequence includes the following:
- a CDS encoding hypothetical protein (CAZy:GH3; COG:G; EggNog:ENOG503P0WZ), with protein sequence MAYRSLVLGAFASTSLAASVVTPRDPVPPGFVAAPYYPAPHGGWVASWEEAYSKAEALVSQMTLAEKTNITSGIGIFMGNTGSAERLGFPRMCLQDSALGVSSADNVTAFPAGITTGATFDKKLIYARGVAIGEEHRGKGTNVYLGPSVGPLGRKPLGGRNWEGFGSDPVLQAKAAALTIKGVQEQGIIATIKHLIGNEQEMYRMYNPFQPGYSANIDDRTLHELYLWPFAESVHAGVGSAMTAYNAVNGSACSQHSYLINGILKDELGFQGFVMSDWLSHISGVDSALAGLDMNMPGDTNIPLFGFSNWHYELSRSVLNGSVPLDRLNDMVTRIVATWYKFGQDRDHPRPNFSSNTRDRDGLLYPAALFSPKGQVNWFVNVQADHYLIAREVAQDAITLLKNNGSFLPLTTSQSLHVFGTAAQVNPDGPNACMNRACNKGTLGMGWGSGVADYPYLDDPISAIRKRVPDVKFFNTDGFPWFHPTPSPDDVAIVFITSDAGENSFTVEGNNGDRNSAKLAAWHNGDELVRKTAEKYNNVIVVAQTVGPLDLESWIDNPRVKGVLFQHLPGQEAGESLANILFGDVSPSGHLPYSITKRANDFPDSIANLRGFAFGQVQDTYSEGLYIDYRWLNKEKIRPRFAFGHGLSYTNFSFDATIESVTPLSLVPPARAPKGSTPVYSTEIPPASEAYWPEGFNRIWRYLYSWLNKNDADNAYAVGIAGVKKYNYPAGYSTAQKPGPAAGGGEGGNPALWDIAFRVPVTVKNTGDTFSGRASVQAYVQYPEGIPYDTPVVQLRDFEKTRVLAPGEEDTVTVELTRKDLSVWDTELQNWVVPGVGGKRYTVWIGEASDRLFTACYTDTGVCEGGRVPPV